Proteins from one Dysgonomonas sp. HDW5A genomic window:
- a CDS encoding VanZ family protein, with amino-acid sequence MSYSLIRYSIVPIIISLVILYLCCFIPANDIPEVSFDFFIPMDKIVHFCMYLGLSGATAINYIHGERGFVNTRKLLIVAFLLPIFYGGLIEVLQHYFFPPRAGDWYDFLADALGSLTALPIAFQYKNYLRKKPI; translated from the coding sequence ATGTCATATTCGTTAATTAGGTATTCAATTGTACCTATCATTATTTCGCTTGTTATTTTATACTTGTGTTGCTTTATTCCGGCAAATGATATCCCTGAGGTATCATTTGATTTTTTCATACCTATGGATAAGATAGTCCATTTTTGTATGTATCTTGGTTTGTCCGGAGCAACGGCAATAAATTATATACATGGAGAAAGAGGTTTTGTGAATACCCGCAAACTACTGATCGTTGCATTTTTACTTCCTATATTCTATGGTGGATTGATTGAAGTATTGCAACATTATTTTTTCCCTCCAAGAGCAGGGGATTGGTACGATTTTCTAGCAGATGCATTAGGTTCGCTAACAGCTTTACCTATTGCATTTCAATATAAAAATTACTTAAGAAAAAAACCTATATAA
- the hisF gene encoding imidazole glycerol phosphate synthase subunit HisF: MLAKRIIPCLDIKDGTTVKGINFVNLRDAGDPVELGIKYSKEGADELVFLDITASHEGRKTFTELVERIALNISIPFTVGGGINELKDVDRLLSAGADKVSVNSTAIRNPFLIDEIAKNFGSQVCVCAIDARFDGKQWMCYTSGGRNLTDKELFSWAKEVENRGAGEILFTSMNHDGVKQGYANEALCHLSESLNIPIIASGGAGNLQHFSDVFKDGKADAALAASVFHFGEIAIKDLKHYLRNEGINVR; encoded by the coding sequence ATGCTGGCAAAGAGAATAATTCCCTGCTTGGATATTAAAGACGGCACTACAGTAAAAGGGATAAACTTCGTCAATTTACGTGACGCAGGTGATCCCGTTGAACTTGGCATCAAATATAGTAAAGAGGGAGCCGACGAATTGGTTTTTCTAGATATAACAGCTTCGCATGAAGGACGAAAGACATTTACCGAATTGGTAGAACGAATCGCTCTAAATATAAGTATTCCGTTTACCGTTGGTGGTGGAATCAATGAATTAAAAGATGTAGACAGGCTATTGAGTGCCGGAGCTGATAAAGTTTCGGTTAATTCGACAGCTATACGCAATCCATTTTTAATAGATGAAATAGCTAAGAATTTCGGATCTCAGGTATGTGTTTGTGCTATTGATGCCCGTTTCGATGGTAAGCAATGGATGTGTTACACTAGTGGAGGACGTAACTTAACTGATAAAGAGCTATTCTCATGGGCGAAAGAAGTCGAAAATAGAGGAGCAGGCGAAATTTTATTTACCAGTATGAATCACGATGGAGTAAAGCAAGGCTATGCTAACGAAGCTCTATGCCATTTGTCCGAATCATTAAATATCCCCATAATAGCCTCCGGTGGAGCAGGAAATCTGCAACATTTTTCGGATGTCTTTAAAGATGGAAAAGCAGATGCAGCATTGGCTGCAAGCGTTTTTCATTTTGGCGAAATTGCCATAAAAGATTTAAAACACTATCTTCGTAATGAGGGGATAAATGTGAGATAA
- a CDS encoding GNAT family N-acetyltransferase produces the protein MNISIRKTTEKDIPVLFNMIKEFATYLGKSEKVKISIDDLTRDKESYHCYLAENEKGEAIGYALYCYTYHTWSGKAIYLDDLYVKEKYRRFSVGTMLACALIDLARQTNCKSLQWQVLDWNKEAIAFYKKLGATVGDDNLNCNYEIR, from the coding sequence ATGAACATTAGCATCCGAAAAACCACCGAAAAAGATATACCTGTATTATTTAATATGATTAAGGAATTTGCTACTTACTTGGGCAAATCAGAAAAAGTGAAAATAAGTATCGATGATTTAACAAGAGATAAGGAAAGTTATCATTGCTATCTTGCCGAAAATGAAAAAGGAGAAGCAATCGGATACGCATTGTATTGCTATACATATCACACATGGTCAGGGAAAGCGATTTATCTGGATGATCTATATGTAAAAGAGAAATATAGACGCTTTTCAGTGGGTACAATGCTGGCATGTGCATTAATCGATTTGGCTCGGCAAACTAATTGCAAGTCGCTTCAATGGCAGGTTTTAGATTGGAATAAGGAAGCCATCGCATTTTATAAGAAGCTTGGAGCAACTGTAGGTGATGATAATCTGAATTGCAATTATGAAATTAGATAA
- a CDS encoding DHA2 family efflux MFS transporter permease subunit, with translation MSSDDSNQPLNISPKLPWLAAMAMFMQSLDATILNTALPTIAKDLNHSPLSMQAVVVSYALTLALLIPVSGWLSDKYGTKRIFSIAVFLFTLGSLSCALSTTYSFLVYSRILQAIGGSMMVPVSRLALLYAYPKSKLLSVMNFVTMPGLVGPLIGPLLGGWIVDVSTWHWIFLINIPIGVVGLFFAQYVMPNFTRGGKNFDIIGFVLFSSAIIGLSLFLEIGEDSSISWWLILGILGLAVLFGGLYILYARKVNYPLINLNLFSIRTLRIGLLGNLLTRLGIGSVPFLLPQMLQIAFLHTSTESGLIMMVSAISTIIAKSQVVRLVHRFGYKNILIVNTIILGFVIAMFALPDKTTPLYLLIPILVMYGGVNSIQMSSMNTISLADLTPDVASGGNSLLAITQQLSMSFGVSVGALILRTTESSNWLTGGDIESSFRYTFLILGVITLLASGVFSQLKSNDGEQMSGHK, from the coding sequence ATGTCATCGGACGATAGTAATCAGCCCCTCAATATATCACCCAAGTTACCGTGGTTAGCGGCTATGGCTATGTTTATGCAATCACTAGACGCAACTATTTTAAACACAGCTTTGCCTACTATAGCTAAAGATTTAAATCATTCACCATTATCTATGCAGGCGGTTGTAGTCAGCTATGCTTTGACTCTGGCATTGCTGATTCCTGTGAGTGGATGGCTATCGGACAAGTATGGTACAAAACGAATTTTCAGTATTGCTGTCTTTCTATTTACCTTGGGTTCGTTATCGTGTGCACTGTCTACCACTTATTCCTTTTTAGTATATTCTCGTATATTACAAGCTATTGGAGGTTCTATGATGGTACCTGTGTCGCGCTTAGCACTTCTATATGCTTATCCAAAGAGTAAATTGTTAAGTGTAATGAATTTTGTTACCATGCCGGGGTTAGTGGGGCCTCTTATTGGACCATTGCTTGGTGGCTGGATTGTTGATGTATCGACATGGCATTGGATATTTTTGATTAATATTCCTATAGGAGTGGTTGGATTGTTTTTCGCACAATATGTAATGCCTAATTTCACTCGGGGAGGTAAAAATTTTGATATTATAGGTTTTGTTTTATTCTCATCGGCAATTATTGGCTTATCATTATTCCTTGAAATTGGAGAAGACAGCTCCATATCCTGGTGGCTGATATTGGGTATATTAGGTTTGGCTGTACTGTTCGGAGGGCTATATATCTTATATGCAAGAAAAGTTAATTACCCGTTGATAAATTTAAATTTATTCTCTATACGAACTCTCAGGATAGGTTTGTTGGGTAATCTGCTTACGCGTTTGGGGATTGGCAGTGTTCCGTTTCTTCTCCCTCAGATGTTACAGATTGCATTTCTTCATACATCCACAGAATCGGGTCTGATTATGATGGTGTCAGCTATCTCTACTATTATAGCTAAATCTCAGGTCGTTCGCCTTGTGCATCGATTTGGATACAAAAATATATTGATTGTAAATACAATTATACTGGGGTTTGTTATTGCTATGTTTGCTTTACCTGATAAGACCACCCCACTCTATTTATTGATTCCTATACTTGTAATGTATGGAGGAGTAAATTCGATACAAATGTCGTCTATGAATACTATTTCATTAGCCGACTTAACTCCGGATGTTGCCAGTGGAGGAAATAGTTTATTGGCAATTACACAGCAATTATCAATGAGCTTTGGAGTATCGGTAGGTGCTTTAATTTTACGTACAACAGAATCTTCAAATTGGTTAACAGGCGGAGATATTGAATCTTCATTCAGATATACATTCCTCATATTGGGAGTAATAACGTTACTGGCATCAGGTGTTTTTAGCCAATTAAAGAGCAATGATGGAGAACAAATGTCGGGACACAAATAA
- a CDS encoding TlpA disulfide reductase family protein: MKTIFLTFIVTLISLNIYAQDDDRKYLVKVGDMTPDFEMAVADGTTMKLSDLRGKVVMLQFTASWCGVCRKEMPFIESDIWQRHKNNSDFALFGIDRDEPIETILSFAKKTGVTYPIGLDPKAAIFELYAEKDAGITRNVIIGKDGRIVMLTRLYDPEEFKEMVKVIDDLLIEK, from the coding sequence ATGAAGACCATTTTTTTGACATTTATCGTAACTTTGATATCTTTGAATATATATGCTCAGGATGATGACCGTAAATATCTTGTAAAAGTAGGAGATATGACTCCCGACTTTGAAATGGCAGTAGCAGATGGCACAACAATGAAACTCTCGGATCTTCGGGGTAAAGTTGTGATGCTTCAATTTACTGCTAGCTGGTGTGGAGTATGCAGAAAAGAAATGCCATTTATCGAATCGGATATCTGGCAAAGACATAAGAATAATTCTGATTTTGCTTTATTCGGAATTGATCGAGACGAACCCATTGAAACAATACTATCATTCGCGAAAAAAACAGGAGTTACTTATCCTATCGGATTAGACCCCAAAGCTGCTATTTTTGAGCTTTATGCTGAAAAAGATGCAGGTATTACGCGTAATGTAATTATAGGAAAAGACGGTAGGATAGTTATGCTCACCCGCCTATATGATCCTGAAGAGTTCAAAGAAATGGTAAAAGTAATTGATGACCTTTTAATCGAAAAATAA
- the hisA gene encoding 1-(5-phosphoribosyl)-5-[(5-phosphoribosylamino)methylideneamino]imidazole-4-carboxamide isomerase, translated as MIEIIPAIDIIDGKCVRLSQGDYGAKTIYNENPLEVAKMFEDAGIHRLHLVDLDGAKAKRVINNKVLEDIATHTSLIIDFGGGIQSEQDIDIAFASGAAMVTGGSVAAKNRQLFVTWIKKYGGDKIILGADSKNRHIAVSGWQEATSLDVVPYIRNYMQYGVQKVVCTDITKDGMLGGPAIDLYKLIMNQVPDVYLIASGGVSCKQDILDLEAAGIPAIIMGKAIYENKVTLKELAEIQNS; from the coding sequence ATGATAGAAATAATTCCGGCTATAGACATTATTGATGGAAAATGTGTACGTCTCTCCCAAGGAGATTACGGAGCCAAAACCATATATAATGAGAATCCACTTGAGGTAGCTAAGATGTTTGAAGATGCAGGTATTCATCGCCTACATTTGGTTGATTTAGATGGAGCTAAAGCCAAACGCGTAATCAACAATAAAGTATTGGAGGATATAGCAACACATACTTCACTTATTATTGATTTTGGAGGAGGTATTCAAAGCGAACAAGACATAGATATTGCATTTGCATCCGGTGCAGCCATGGTTACAGGAGGTAGTGTAGCTGCAAAAAACAGACAATTATTTGTTACCTGGATCAAAAAATATGGAGGTGATAAAATCATCTTAGGAGCTGATAGCAAGAACCGACATATAGCTGTTTCAGGTTGGCAGGAAGCTACAAGTCTGGATGTAGTTCCTTACATACGTAACTATATGCAATATGGTGTACAAAAAGTGGTTTGTACCGATATTACTAAAGACGGAATGTTAGGCGGTCCGGCGATTGATTTGTATAAGTTAATTATGAATCAAGTGCCTGATGTTTATCTTATTGCGAGCGGTGGTGTATCATGTAAACAAGATATATTGGATTTAGAAGCAGCAGGTATACCTGCCATCATAATGGGTAAAGCTATTTATGAAAACAAAGTAACTTTGAAAGAACTTGCTGAAATTCAAAATTCATAA
- a CDS encoding cell division ATP-binding protein FtsE, with protein MGEVIVDYKRVGLSRDGNSILQDLNLQISEGDFVYLIGKVGSGKSTFLKSLYCEVLIDGGTGYILDYCLNDIKRNQIPFLRRKIGIVFQDFQLLIDRSAEKNLEFVLKATGWDSQDAIDNRIREVLTQVGMQNKGYKMPHELSGGEQQRIVIARALLNSPALILADEPTGNLDPETGTQIVKLLHEISEKGTTVIMSTHNYAIVQKFHGRIIKCDDGSMKEVMISSHS; from the coding sequence ATGGGAGAAGTCATCGTAGATTATAAAAGAGTAGGCCTAAGCCGAGATGGTAATTCGATATTACAAGATTTGAATCTTCAAATATCAGAAGGCGATTTTGTATACCTGATCGGAAAAGTAGGATCAGGTAAGAGCACTTTTTTAAAAAGTCTCTACTGTGAAGTCCTAATAGATGGTGGAACCGGCTATATTCTAGATTATTGCTTAAATGATATTAAAAGGAATCAAATTCCATTCCTGAGAAGAAAAATTGGAATTGTGTTCCAAGATTTTCAATTACTAATTGATAGATCTGCAGAAAAAAATCTGGAATTCGTTCTGAAAGCTACAGGATGGGATAGTCAGGATGCTATAGACAATCGTATCCGCGAAGTTTTAACTCAAGTTGGAATGCAAAACAAAGGTTATAAAATGCCTCATGAATTATCGGGCGGAGAGCAACAGCGTATCGTTATAGCACGAGCTTTGCTTAATTCTCCGGCTTTGATTCTTGCTGATGAACCAACCGGAAACTTAGATCCTGAAACCGGTACACAGATCGTCAAATTATTGCATGAAATTTCGGAAAAAGGAACTACTGTAATAATGTCAACACATAATTACGCCATAGTACAAAAATTTCATGGCAGAATAATTAAATGTGACGACGGATCGATGAAAGAGGTTATGATTTCATCTCATTCTTGA
- a CDS encoding multidrug efflux SMR transporter — protein MAWLYLILAGISEIVWAYGLKAAHGFTDLKWSLITLGFMFVSFYLFAHAMRKIPIGTAYAVFTGIGAAGTAVIGILFLNEGTDFLKICSLIILIFGIIGLKLVKEDKKENIKEEL, from the coding sequence ATGGCTTGGTTATATCTCATATTAGCAGGAATTTCCGAAATAGTTTGGGCATATGGCTTAAAAGCAGCACATGGCTTTACTGATTTAAAGTGGAGTTTAATAACTCTGGGTTTTATGTTCGTTAGCTTTTACCTTTTTGCACATGCTATGCGTAAAATTCCTATTGGAACAGCTTATGCGGTTTTTACCGGAATAGGAGCAGCAGGTACCGCTGTAATAGGTATACTTTTCTTGAATGAGGGAACTGATTTCTTGAAAATTTGTTCATTAATAATCTTAATATTCGGCATCATCGGTCTAAAGCTGGTGAAAGAGGATAAAAAAGAAAATATAAAAGAAGAATTATGA
- a CDS encoding multidrug efflux SMR transporter, translating to MIPWIFLLIGGVCEIGFVTMMKLSDGFRKLKYSILTVAFMAVSFYSLSHALKTIPIGTGYAVWSGIGAVGSVIIGMFFFKESKSFLKIIFILMIIIGITGLKLSSN from the coding sequence ATGATTCCATGGATATTCCTCTTGATAGGAGGTGTTTGCGAAATCGGTTTCGTTACAATGATGAAGCTATCTGACGGCTTCAGAAAACTTAAATATTCAATATTAACTGTAGCCTTTATGGCGGTCAGTTTCTACTCATTATCTCATGCGTTAAAAACTATTCCTATTGGAACCGGGTATGCTGTTTGGTCAGGCATAGGTGCAGTAGGCAGTGTTATTATTGGCATGTTCTTTTTTAAAGAATCGAAAAGCTTTTTGAAAATAATATTCATTCTGATGATTATTATCGGCATTACAGGTTTAAAACTCTCTAGCAATTAA
- the feoB gene encoding ferrous iron transport protein B has product MFLSDLKTGEIGVIVKVNGSGAFRKRILEMGFIKGKAIKVILNAPLKDPIKYKIMDYEVSLRRSEAKLIEVIYPKDKVEKKSLVEEKYSFENNYDCEECVLKKAPNGTKQITIALVGNPNAGKTSLFNIASGSHEHVGNYGGVTVDSKEGNFKHNGYQIKIVDLPGTYSISAYTPEELYVRKFLIEEKPDVVINVIAASNLERNLYLTTELIDMEVPMVIDLNMYDELRESGSEFDHIKLSKLLGIPIVPTVCRSGMGIPDLFDAVIRVYENKEPVVRRIKIYYGHTIENAISKTNILLDKEKGIDRIFPTRYLSIKLLEKDVEITKYIKHAYQTADQILQATSQEVKNIESTLQEDTESAITNARYGFVAGGLKETFKEKLKESDATRVIDAIVTNKYLGFPLFFIFMWVMFECTFRLGDYPMGWIESAVEWLGNIIRGYMPDGILKDLIVDGIIGGVGGVIVFLPNIVILYAFISFMEDSGYMSRAAFIMDKVMHKMGLHGKSFIPLIMGFGCNVPAILATRTIESRNSRMITMLINPFMSCSARLPVYLLFVGVFFQSHAGLALFSLYIIGILLAVISARLFKRFLFAGEDAPFVMELPPYRMPTIKSVCRHMWDKSRQYLRKMGGVILIASIIIWFLGYFPQNNIENQQIDSQIGQIEENYTNGLISEEVKTEQIDEQEALKMTDHTEYSYIGRLGKFIEPVMRPLGFDWKIGVSLLTGSAAKEVVVSTLAVLYTGNADEDQSSLQERLLSSTNPDGTPTFTPLVVVSLLLFILIYFPCIATIAAIKEESGSWKWGLFSIVYTTLLAWLISFSVFQIGSLFF; this is encoded by the coding sequence ATGTTTCTATCTGACCTCAAAACCGGGGAGATTGGTGTTATTGTAAAAGTAAATGGCAGTGGTGCTTTCCGTAAGCGAATTCTGGAAATGGGATTTATCAAAGGAAAAGCAATAAAAGTCATCCTTAATGCTCCTCTCAAAGATCCGATTAAGTATAAAATAATGGACTATGAGGTTTCGCTAAGAAGAAGCGAAGCTAAATTGATCGAAGTAATATATCCTAAAGATAAAGTAGAAAAAAAATCTCTTGTTGAAGAAAAATATTCATTCGAAAATAATTACGATTGCGAAGAGTGCGTTCTTAAAAAAGCTCCTAACGGAACAAAACAAATAACTATAGCACTGGTTGGAAACCCAAATGCAGGAAAAACTTCATTGTTTAATATTGCATCGGGATCTCATGAGCATGTGGGTAATTATGGAGGTGTAACGGTTGACTCTAAAGAGGGAAACTTCAAGCACAATGGATATCAGATCAAAATTGTAGATTTACCGGGAACTTATTCTATTTCAGCATATACCCCTGAAGAATTGTATGTCCGAAAGTTTCTAATTGAAGAAAAGCCCGATGTTGTTATCAATGTTATTGCAGCTTCTAATTTGGAACGTAATTTATATCTGACTACTGAACTGATAGATATGGAAGTTCCGATGGTTATAGATTTAAATATGTATGACGAACTTCGCGAAAGTGGAAGCGAATTTGATCATATTAAGTTGTCTAAACTCTTAGGTATTCCGATTGTTCCAACTGTTTGCCGATCAGGAATGGGTATCCCTGATCTGTTTGATGCCGTAATTCGGGTATATGAAAACAAAGAGCCTGTAGTACGTCGCATCAAGATATATTATGGACATACTATCGAGAATGCTATTAGCAAAACGAATATCTTATTAGACAAAGAAAAAGGCATAGATCGTATATTTCCTACACGATATTTATCGATTAAATTATTGGAGAAGGATGTTGAAATAACTAAATATATAAAACATGCCTATCAAACTGCTGATCAGATATTACAAGCAACTTCTCAAGAAGTAAAAAATATCGAGAGCACTCTTCAGGAAGATACCGAATCGGCTATAACTAACGCCCGTTATGGTTTTGTAGCGGGAGGGTTGAAAGAAACATTCAAAGAGAAGTTGAAAGAATCGGATGCTACCCGTGTTATTGATGCCATTGTCACTAATAAATACTTGGGATTTCCGCTTTTCTTTATATTTATGTGGGTCATGTTTGAATGCACATTCCGCTTGGGTGATTATCCTATGGGATGGATTGAATCTGCTGTAGAATGGTTAGGTAATATTATTCGGGGATATATGCCCGATGGTATACTTAAAGATTTGATTGTAGATGGTATCATAGGTGGAGTTGGTGGTGTTATTGTATTCTTACCTAACATTGTTATCCTATATGCTTTCATTTCATTTATGGAAGATTCCGGTTATATGTCTCGTGCAGCATTTATCATGGATAAGGTTATGCATAAAATGGGATTACATGGTAAATCTTTTATTCCTCTGATTATGGGATTCGGTTGTAATGTGCCTGCGATATTGGCTACACGTACAATTGAAAGCCGTAATAGTCGGATGATCACCATGCTTATCAACCCGTTTATGTCATGTAGTGCTCGTTTGCCCGTGTATTTACTTTTTGTCGGTGTATTTTTCCAATCTCATGCAGGTTTAGCTCTATTTAGCCTGTATATAATAGGAATACTTCTGGCTGTAATATCAGCACGATTATTCAAACGCTTTTTATTTGCGGGCGAAGATGCTCCTTTTGTTATGGAATTACCACCCTATCGTATGCCCACCATCAAATCGGTCTGCAGACACATGTGGGATAAATCTAGACAATATCTTCGTAAAATGGGAGGTGTTATTCTGATCGCTTCAATTATTATCTGGTTTTTGGGATATTTCCCTCAGAATAATATTGAAAATCAACAGATAGATTCTCAAATAGGACAAATAGAAGAAAACTATACGAATGGGTTGATAAGTGAAGAAGTAAAGACTGAACAAATAGATGAGCAAGAAGCATTAAAGATGACAGATCATACAGAGTATTCTTATATCGGTCGTCTCGGTAAATTTATTGAGCCTGTTATGAGACCTTTGGGCTTTGACTGGAAAATTGGCGTAAGTCTTCTTACGGGAAGTGCTGCGAAAGAAGTTGTTGTTAGTACCTTGGCTGTTTTATATACCGGAAATGCAGATGAAGATCAATCATCTCTACAAGAACGTTTATTAAGTAGTACAAATCCCGATGGTACTCCCACATTTACACCTTTAGTGGTAGTCAGTTTATTATTATTTATTTTGATATACTTCCCATGTATTGCAACTATAGCAGCCATTAAGGAAGAATCCGGATCGTGGAAATGGGGACTTTTCAGCATAGTATATACTACCCTGCTAGCTTGGCTCATATCCTTTTCGGTATTTCAAATCGGAAGTTTATTTTTTTGA
- the hisIE gene encoding bifunctional phosphoribosyl-AMP cyclohydrolase/phosphoribosyl-ATP diphosphatase HisIE has product MNLDFDKVGGLIPAIIQDNETNKVLMLGYMNQEALDKTKELGRVTFYSRTKQRLWTKGEESGNFLNVISIQEDCDQDTLLIKVNPVGPVCHTGDDTCFKEVNREDVMFFKHLQRFIEKRHQEMPEGSYTTSLFQSGVNRMAQKVGEEAIESVIEACNGTDDRLVYESADMLYHLIVLLTSKGLSIEDLSRELQKRHKK; this is encoded by the coding sequence ATGAACTTAGATTTTGATAAAGTTGGCGGATTAATACCAGCTATCATACAAGATAATGAGACAAATAAAGTCTTAATGTTAGGCTATATGAATCAAGAAGCTTTAGATAAAACTAAAGAACTTGGTCGAGTTACTTTTTATAGCCGTACAAAGCAAAGACTTTGGACTAAAGGAGAAGAAAGCGGTAATTTTTTAAACGTTATCAGCATTCAGGAAGATTGCGATCAGGATACTTTATTAATCAAAGTAAATCCGGTTGGTCCCGTTTGCCATACAGGTGATGATACCTGCTTCAAAGAAGTGAATCGGGAGGATGTTATGTTCTTTAAACACTTGCAACGATTTATAGAAAAACGCCATCAGGAAATGCCGGAGGGATCTTATACAACATCACTTTTTCAATCGGGAGTGAATAGAATGGCTCAAAAGGTAGGAGAAGAAGCAATAGAATCGGTAATTGAAGCGTGCAACGGAACAGACGACAGATTAGTTTATGAGTCTGCCGATATGTTGTATCACTTAATTGTATTACTTACTTCAAAAGGCCTTAGTATTGAAGACCTATCAAGAGAATTACAAAAAAGGCATAAAAAGTAA
- the hisH gene encoding imidazole glycerol phosphate synthase subunit HisH: MGIVIIKYNAGNIFSVDSAMKRLNVDAIVTDDIELIRKADKVIFPGVGEASTTMNYLRSTGLDKVIKDLKQPVLGICLGMQLMCKHSEEGNADCLNIFDVDVKRFISQKHEDKIPHMGWNTITDVKNPLFDTSLENQYVYFVHSYYVPINSNTAATTDYILPFSAALHTENFYATQFHPEKSGSVGEYILTNFLKL; this comes from the coding sequence ATGGGAATAGTAATTATTAAATATAACGCAGGTAACATTTTTTCGGTCGATTCAGCTATGAAACGTTTAAATGTAGATGCCATAGTTACAGACGATATAGAACTTATCAGAAAAGCCGATAAAGTTATATTTCCCGGTGTAGGAGAAGCCAGTACTACCATGAACTATCTTAGAAGTACGGGGCTTGATAAGGTAATTAAAGACCTCAAACAACCCGTATTGGGCATTTGTTTAGGTATGCAATTGATGTGTAAACATTCCGAAGAGGGAAATGCCGATTGTTTGAATATATTTGATGTTGATGTAAAACGTTTTATTTCTCAAAAACATGAGGATAAAATACCACATATGGGGTGGAATACCATTACTGATGTAAAAAATCCACTTTTTGATACTTCCTTAGAAAATCAGTACGTTTATTTTGTTCATAGCTATTACGTACCGATCAATTCTAATACGGCTGCCACTACCGACTATATTTTGCCCTTTAGTGCAGCACTTCATACTGAGAATTTTTATGCTACGCAGTTCCACCCAGAAAAAAGTGGTAGTGTAGGCGAATATATACTAACCAATTTCTTAAAATTATGA
- a CDS encoding GNAT family N-acetyltransferase yields MILKKVTLDNKSDLEFIEKLYIESFPRSERRPILEMHHLMEDESRFNMFLLETKENTKVGFVTYWNLGDFIFIDHFAISSEQRSGGYGQKAVQELIKQTSLPLIGEIELPTVSDLARRRVKFYEKQGFQIWDLPYQQPPYEEGFDPIPMLTITYRDLNFPTNFETVRNTIYSEVYKKKYK; encoded by the coding sequence ATGATTTTAAAAAAAGTAACCCTTGATAATAAATCGGACTTAGAATTTATAGAGAAACTATATATTGAAAGTTTTCCCCGTAGCGAAAGACGACCCATATTAGAGATGCATCATCTGATGGAAGACGAAAGCAGATTTAATATGTTCTTATTGGAAACAAAAGAAAACACCAAAGTTGGCTTTGTAACATATTGGAATCTTGGGGATTTTATTTTTATAGATCACTTTGCTATTAGCTCCGAACAAAGGAGTGGCGGATATGGACAAAAAGCAGTTCAAGAGCTTATAAAGCAAACATCACTTCCTCTGATTGGAGAAATAGAATTACCAACAGTTTCGGATCTTGCTCGCAGACGTGTTAAATTCTATGAAAAGCAAGGCTTTCAAATATGGGATCTTCCATATCAACAACCTCCTTATGAAGAGGGGTTTGATCCTATTCCAATGCTGACTATAACGTATAGAGATCTTAATTTTCCAACGAATTTTGAGACAGTACGAAACACTATATATTCAGAAGTTTATAAAAAGAAATACAAATGA